DNA from Quercus lobata isolate SW786 chromosome 1, ValleyOak3.0 Primary Assembly, whole genome shotgun sequence:
gtacttgcaagggatacatacctaaatagttcttgcggtagaaataaaagtcttatctttgagataaagaactgatgtaaacaaactaaccttacataaaacaaattaaaaaaaaaaaaaaacataaaactgatgtcacgggaaattcagctacatagtagtaatatataaatctcttaaaacctaaccctaaacgtaaggactaaatatataaacaaacaaaccttacaaaagctgaactttataagctaaaatctataccatgagttgtagatcttgaatgctataccgtgcgtttagggcttcctacatctggagagagagagagtttgcagaaaccaaagaaaatctctctatagcttaagaaacacaatataataaaatcaaagagataaaattttcagaggacaaaatattatagataatttaaaagaattttggtttaattcttgaacaccgcaactccataaaattcatattaataataatattttatgatagcgcagttagaattttggtttaattcttgaacactgaattggaaattgattatatgagtattcaatggtgaacaaagtactatgtattaattaatatataaacaaaactaaccttacaaaagctaaactttataagctaaaatctattcCGTGCATTGTaaatcttgaatgctttagggcttcctacgtctggagagagagagagtttgcagaaaccgtgactttatatttcttaacttgagagaggggtaaggttgctagggttttgaggagttataatttttatttattttttattttttaaatattgtgctgacgtggaaaattgtggtgccagcaaaggtttcggttttatatagatatatagattacagtgcctattacaatctaccaaacgtATCCTAGATCCATTGAGATTTGGACAtatgtcaaataatttttatttgtccACATCTCAATGGGTCCAGTGCATAGAGCACTGTACCCAACCTTTACCctattaatttaaattcaatcgGGATACAAGTAGGACTTGGGCCGACCTATGGCATTCAAACTAGCGACCAAATACAAATAGGACTTGGGCCGCCCCTAGTGTATGACCATTAAATGATCTTATATGTGCAACGTTGCGTGTAGGTATCACCTGCACAAATCCAACAAAAAGAATCAGTGCTATCTGCCTCAGCAAATAGATCATAGAATAGAATAGCATCTTTGCTCTGCATGTCTCACTTTAGCGTTTGGAATACTAATGGAAGAAATCCAAAGAGTTGCAGAAACGAAGAATTACTTGCAGAAAACTCCAATTAGTGGGAAAGTAGTAGTGTGAAGGACAGATTAAATAGAAGAGAAGCATAAAAGTCTTAAGTTTGCAAGCAATCAAGCATACCTTTATCGATTTGCTTCTCTTATTCCACATAAGTTTGCAAGGCAAGCATAAATGCCTTGCCTTGCCTacttgcttttgttttttggcaCAATGGAATCATAATCCTCTCTCCCCCTCTCTATATATACAATAGAAGTTATATATTAGTTAAACATGAACTAAgctttataaaattgaaattgagaCAAATTTGGAAGCTTCTCTAGCTGTGTTTTGAAGCCAAAATTGGATTCTTTTTTTAGTGTAAGTATTGATAATTGCtctataaatttgtttatatgtatgtgtgtttttgtatttcTATTCATAAACAATAGGTTGTTTTGCttgcttaaaatttgttatattgatGTTAAATATAGTTACATTTTACTGTACATGAATTAACACTATATTTATGCGATATATATAATTGCTAAATGGTTTGGTTtatgctacattttttttatataggtttATGCtacatttaatttacttttGATAAAAGATATGTCacttaattgatttttataaaataaccatTTTTGGTTAAACCTATAAGATTACTCGTTTACTATATTTTAGAACATTCATGTTGTgacttaaataatgctcccaAGCGTAGGATTGTTGCGAAATAATAACTCGGTGAGCCCGAGGTTGAATCCACAAGGAAAAGGGAATTAATTAGCAAACCACAAGTGAATAAACTAAAACaatttaattgaagagattttgATTGTTTGGTAAAGGTGATTGAGAGAAATTAACAATATTTTAAGACACTAAGGTTTAGGGATCCATACACAACACCTTTATTAGTAgtcttaataatatttattttataactcaactaaaattcaaacgaaggatgatcttagtcggatgatttaacaataagaactcaagaattaattgtctaaggaAGTTTCgtgaaattgattgattttaagtaaaacaaaactagtgaattgGTTTGCAgggaatactaagcatttaacgTACTCGGAGTCTAcaataaatcaaagaattatacataactaaacacttttctagatgagtaaatcaatcaaaaacacaagaacataagcattaaaacaattaaataattgttaagaacatgCCAATAAACGGTTGGGTTTCACCCTTTGCCTTAGCAAGACTTCTATCAAGTCATAGCACCAAATAAAAGTCTAAAAACTataaagaaactttaagaaaacctaaattacaTTCTACGGCACTCTCTCCTCATTTTTGCCCAAGAGCTTTTAAATAGGTCAACGAATCCTATTataagttgaattcccgtttggagaaaatcctaAGTTTTCAAGCTTCACTTAACTGACATCTTTGGTCCATTTAGATTCAAAATTCGAACTTTTGATAAACTACAAAATTGTATCCCTTTAAGTTAGCTTTCCGTCctaacttgaatcatctcaattggaCATTTGAGCTGAAAGTTATGCCCAAAATAAATTGGTGTGCAGGCTATAATCCTAATCCGAAtaggacttggatttggtgtaaatttcctttgatttcttgctccaattggactcaaatttaattgggttggccttCTTTAACTTCATTATGGCCCTTATAAAAGTAAAGTCCATTAGCCTCCTTCTTTACAAAAAACCACTCATTTAATTCCATTCTCCTACAAAAGACATACTCttgcattaaaattcaattaagcacaaaattaattattcaacaCTATTCgaaaaccaaatacaaaaagcATGAATTAACttaaaataagtatgataatgctttctaataatgatataaatatgcaaaattaagctattatcaattCACATCAacttatgcaaaaaaatttgtttatttagcaTAATGGcctaccttttttattttacataatcacttttcaaaaatacgattatttattctaaattctattttattaaaataccaaatttccttgatttttaaaattgtttctcCCTCTTCACATACAACAACCATCATCCACTCTCTTCCTTCATCATTGGGATATGtaaagatataataaaaaaactaaatacaaaatgaataatGACCACGTAAATTTAAATAGTTACTGTAGCTTTGGATGGGTTTTGCATAATTTTACATAAGTTGATGTAAGTGGTTTTTGGGGTTGGTTGGGTAAAAAATTTCCCTTAATCTATTTTGTACAAACTGATGCAAATactctaagaaaaaaaaaaaaaaaatcatatatgagCTCTTCATAGATTAGTGACTTTTATTGCTTTAAATCACCTTGATTTTCCAAAAGAATAGTAAATCACCTTAATATTTGGTAAGCATGATAGTTGtaggaaagaaatttattcCAACAATGGgtttaaaaactatttattaTGGAAAAATGGTATTGAGCAATATAACTTTGGTAAAAGTTACCCAAAATCTAACTTAAACCTAATTCCTATCAAATATTCATTTTGTCCCATATTGAAAGTAAGATAATTTACATTCCTTCACAAACATTTCCATCACTCCTCCCCTTTATTTATCACATTTGAGGAGAAGATAATTTAAACCAAGATTCTCTCCACTAAGAGAACATCTTACAGTGCTACTGAGTTATAAACTCTAGGAAATATATTAACAAACATtcccttttattaaaaaaaaaaaaaaaatcatttagaaTTACTCCTATCTATCTCAATAATTTTAACTTTAATGCACGGTGCATTAGACTTGTTGAAATTTAGACACATGTCAAATAATTGCTGCGTGTCCATATTTCAACAGGTCCCATGCACAGAAGCACTGGACCCAACCCTTGCCTTATTAATTTAATTCCAATCTAAATACAAATAGGACTTGGGTCGCCCCAAGTATGAGACTGTTAAACAAACTTATATGTGCTACGTTCATGCGAGTATAAACTACACAAATCCAACAAAAAGAATCAATGCTATATGTCCCAGCAAATACTACATAGAATAGAATAGCATATTTTCTTCGCGTGTCTCACTTTAGCTTTTGAAATACTAATGGAAGAAATCAAAAGAGTAACAGAAATGAAGAATTGCCTGTAGAAAACTCCAACTAGTGGTAAAGTTGTAATGTGAAGGACATAGATTAAATAGAAGAGAAGCATAAAAGTCTAAGACGACAAGTAAGCATAAATATTTATCTTTGTCTAGTTGCTTCTCTTATTCCACATATGTTGGGAAGCAAACATAAATATCTTACCTTGTCTACTTGCTTTTATATTTTGGCACAATGGCATaataatcttatatatatatatatatagtagacgTTATATATTAGTTAAACATGAACTTAactttaataaaattgaaataggGACTAACTTGGAAGCTTATGTAAGTGTGTTTTGAAGCCAAAATTGGATTATTTTCACCGTTAGTATTGATAGTTGCTTCTGTAAATTTGCTTCTGTAAATTTGTTCatatgtgtgtttttgtgtttctatTCATAAATGATAGGTTACTTTACTTACCTAAAATTTGCCATATTGATGTTAAATATAGTTACATTTTATTACACATGAATTAACACTATATTTGTGAGATTTAATTAACACTATATTTGTGTGAGATATTTTACTGCTAAATGATTTGGTTTCTGTTACACTTAATGTAGTTTTGATAAAAAGATATGTCACTTAATTgctttttataaaataaccattttcttgttcaaaattttgatttcctATCTATTATGGATTAATCagacacaaaattcaaaataatcaattgctttttttttttagttaaatcaATAAGATTAGTTgtttactatttaaaaaaaaaaaaaaaaaaaaaaaaaaaaaaaaaaaaaaaagagctctTCATAGATTAGTGAGTTTTACTTCTTAATCACCTTCATATTCGGAAAGAATAGTAGATCACCTTAATATTTGTTAAGCATGATAATTgtaggaaataaatttattcCAACGGTGGGTGTAGAAACTATTAGAAGAACCTAATTTAAAAGTTACCCAAAGTCTAACATAAACTTAATTCCTatcaaatattcattttttccCATATTAATAGTAAGATAATTTACATTTCCAAATCCCTCTCCCTTATTTATCACATTTGGGAAAGAGAGGATTTGAACCTAGATTCTCTTTATGAAGAACATCCTGCAGTGCTACTTAGCTAtaaaattctttgaaaaatattaacacacattccctttttattaaaaaaaataacaacttaaaaaaatcaattagaagAACTCCTATATCTATCTCAATAAGTTTAACTTTAATATTGCCTTCCACTTTTTACATTGctaaaccataaaaataaatcaatcaataaacaaacaaacaaatcaaaatagTTTTGACAACTAAATCACCCAACAAAATACCCACCCCCAATTTTAAACAATCatgtttatttttcattctaaaTCCAACCCTTTCACTTATTAGACCCAAAATCAAACACCTCATATCAGTCATGCCCAAATTCTCTGCATAGTGTATACTATATAGCCATATGAACCTACAAGCCTCCAATCTTTTCTTAAAATCTTAGAATTACCAAGACCTCAGCTCAATCTTGCAAgcaaaatcaaatatcaaaatcTATCTTTCACATTaaaattaagcaataaaaaaaatgctaccaGACTCAAAACCGTTTCTCACacctctttctctatttcttttcctctttgctattaagtcttttttttcatttttctaaacAACTTGGATGTAGGTGTGACTGTGCATGCAATAGAAGATGGAGCTTCAACATTTTTGCCATCCAAAGCATCCATTGATCTTTAATGAAGAGAAAATTTATGATAAACACTGTTATGGGTGCCTAGAACCAATATTGGATTCTAGCTATAGTTGTATAAAATGCAAAGATTATAAGTTCTACCATCATAAATCATGTGCAGAACTACCCCTTATGTTTCACCATCCCTTGCACCCAATACATCCTCTTATTCTCATTAATGAATCAACGAGTCATCCTGAGAAAGAAATTAACAGATGTGAACTCTGTAAAGATTATTGTGGTGAATACAGTTATCATTGTTACCGTTGCAACTTTAATCTTCATATCAGGTGTATTGTTGTACAACTCAAAGCCAAATTCCACGACCACCCATTGACTCCCATTGGCAAGTCAATTATATTCACTTGTGACATTTGTGGCAAAGAAGACAAGGATGTGCCCAATCTATGTGCCCCATGTAGTTTCTGGATTCATAGAAAGTGTGGCCGTTTCCCACATAGAGTGAAAGTTGTACGTCACAAGCATCTTCTCCACCTTACCCATTCTTCTCTTGAACTCCATCAATTTGACTCCCGATTTTGTCAACTTTGTGTTAGAGAAGTGAACACTAAGTATGGGTTTTACTATTGCTCTAGATGCGATTTTGTTGTCCATCTCAATTGTGCTTTCGCTAAGGAAAATAGGGAGGACATAAATTTGCTAGAATttaaagatgaagatgatgatccAGAGTTCGATGAAATCTTTGACTTAGTAACTTACaaagtcaaaaaaatcaatgtgGGGGAGGATGGAATTGAAATAGCCACAGAAATCGAGCACTTTAGTCATAAGCATGACTTAAAGCTTACTAATGAGGTTTTGAATGACAAAAAATGCAATGGGTGTGTACGAGacattcttcctcctttttaCAATTGTGCCAAGTGCAACTTCTTTCTTCATAAATCTTGTGTTgaattacctaaaaaaaaacGGCACCCACTTCATGGACACCCACTCACCCTAGTGGCATCTTATAAGAGAAAGTTTTCTTGGTGTTATGCTTGTAAGCGTTTTTGCAATGGCTTCACCTATTTTTGTGAGACATGCGATTTCAAACTTGATGTTCCATGTAGTTTGGTCCCAGAGATCTTTACCCACCCTGGTCATGAGCACCGACTTTTTCTCTCTAGCATTCCAACTAATCAAAATTGTAACTGTTGTGATTCTAAAGTTTTCCCAATATTTCGTTGTACCATTTGTGAATTTGCACTAGACTTCAAATGTGCTACACTACCACATTCTACAAGGTACAAACAACATGAGCATCCCTTCCCTTTATGTTATACTACTGAAGATGACTCTGGTGAATACTATTGTGATATCtgtgaagaagaacgaaacccAAAACATTGGTTCTACTATTGTGTAGATTGTAGTTATCCTGCTCATCCCAAATGTATTCTTGGGATATACCCAAATGTCAAGTTACACAAATAATGGTCACTTGTTTGGAAGAGCTTAGATTTCATTGAGAAAGCTAAAAATCATCCTCAATGTCACAGTTGTAGCGGTCCTTGTAAAGAGTTTATCTATCAATGTGCCCAATATAATTTCAACATGaactattattatttgtagAAATGACAAAtgtccttttaatttttattctatacTAGACTTAGCCCACAAAATTTTTGGCACATGAAATTTGTCAAATGACAATGCGTTAATAAATACATTGCACATTGTACCAACTCATGGTTGTTTACGTCGAGTTGTACTATACCTTGTTCTCATATGTTAGAAACAAGATTCTTGTAGATAATTGGATatatttgagtttttaattttttatggtacATTGTTTTGTGATGGAAGTTGACACTCAGTTTGGAACATCAAGTTAAGCAATGATGACCAAATATTGAAACTAAAAGGTAAACTATAGATATTTCTTATCAGTTGTTTATGACTACATTTTGATCTCTTTTATGTTTCAATGCAATTCTGATTGCATTTTGTTAAGGAATCTATGCCCTAATTGTGTCAAAATACCAATTTAAGGCCAAGTTCATTAATAGATCATATTATGCCCAAGTCTTAATTGGTTAATGCATACACCATaacacacaaaacaaagagCACAAAGACAACCAATATGGTGACAAAAGGAAGACCATTACGAGTGCTTAGCCTATCATCCCCAAGGAAACAAAATCCACTATGAATATAATTGAAGTTTATACAGTAGACTTAAAATTAATTCTATTACTATCTCATGTAGTATTTATTAACGTGCAAGGGCAGCTCCACTTGGAGCCCAGGcagttcaaatgaaccccctatACCGAAaccaaatacatatatatatatatatatatatatttatgttttactcTCTTTTGGTTTTGAACACCCTGGCcctatattttctttaaagcctagtagaaaataaatttgaatatgatTCTCTAAACAATATCTTGGTctttttaaacacacacaccaaaaaaaaaaaaaaaaaaaaaaaaactcaatcacaaaccaatttgatataaaatttggaaaaaaaattaataagccCAACATCAAAAGtagaaatttgttaattttaaactttagaaaaaaactcatttactgtagatcttaataaatttaaaataaatcaataaaatgggAGATCAATTGATGAATGATTGTTTGGCTGTGTATATTGAAAGAAATGTAGTTTGTAAGATTGATAATGAAGATATtatgcaacgatttcaaaatatgaaatatcgTAGAAAGCAATTGTAAAACTTtacatatttcaatttttttttttttttttttttgtgatgttgatatattcttttttttagagagatgttgatatattcaagttcttttttatttaaaattttgtataatttatgtttcttattgaCCCCCTTAAAAGTAATCCTAGAGCCACCACTGTTAACATGATCTCACGCAACTTCAAGATCATAAACTCTTCTACTATGGACTTTATTGAATGTGAACTTCTCACTCACGACTTCAAGTACCAACTTGAAGATTCACCCTAACAACTTAGATGTAACCAAATTGCAGCAACTTCACCTTGATTTTGGGAATTTAAGAAACTTGAACTTGGATCTTTAGTTGATGCTTCAAGAGGGCTTGGAAGAACTTCTATGTTTGTATAAAAAACACAactcttcaaaatttttgaaaaaatgtgtaCTAGGGTTTCTTTTATACCTTGGCTTGAAAACCACGAAACCCTAGATCAAAATGGCTAGTTGAACTGAATCAAAAAATTGATTCTACATGAATCTCAATTGGACGAGCATGGATTGAACTGGTGTCATgatgctttttgttttttttaatattatttttctcgGTATTTTATTCTTATAAG
Protein-coding regions in this window:
- the LOC115985045 gene encoding uncharacterized protein LOC115985045 translates to MELQHFCHPKHPLIFNEEKIYDKHCYGCLEPILDSSYSCIKCKDYKFYHHKSCAELPLMFHHPLHPIHPLILINESTSHPEKEINRCELCKDYCGEYSYHCYRCNFNLHIRCIVVQLKAKFHDHPLTPIGKSIIFTCDICGKEDKDVPNLCAPCSFWIHRKCGRFPHRVKVVRHKHLLHLTHSSLELHQFDSRFCQLCVREVNTKYGFYYCSRCDFVVHLNCAFAKENREDINLLEFKDEDDDPEFDEIFDLVTYKVKKINVGEDGIEIATEIEHFSHKHDLKLTNEVLNDKKCNGCVRDILPPFYNCAKCNFFLHKSCVELPKKKRHPLHGHPLTLVASYKRKFSWCYACKRFCNGFTYFCETCDFKLDVPCSLVPEIFTHPGHEHRLFLSSIPTNQNCNCCDSKVFPIFRCTICEFALDFKCATLPHSTRYKQHEHPFPLCYTTEDDSGEYYCDICEEERNPKHWFYYCVDCSYPAHPKCILGIYPNVKLHK